The following coding sequences lie in one Dehalococcoidia bacterium genomic window:
- a CDS encoding NAD(P)/FAD-dependent oxidoreductase, translated as MAGTKFDAIVVGAGPGGSACAALLQKRGLKTLLVEKNDRVGGKALNYSKDGFTYELWPVMGLPRYNTTFEKVLNEVGAQAPMSDVFPTTGSLAAIMSGKATPKDGGFLYKPEGSDKYISYILVPPMQIPEMLMNDPEGLANVNRMFEEMSTMTPEQLSALDDVTFHDFVMQYSIPQGAYSYLAVLCNILFVVQIDLCSASEMIKTLRQFTTGLGSAYFMGGYAKLSEALVGAFKQLGGEVNLNTRVEKITVENGQVTGIVTDKGTFSAPIVVSNAGIQPTVLKLVGEEYFDKGYSNRIRSLVPSLALIGHRYFLDKVVFEDCAYIIYSDNNWWNMERYMKAKEGNIPEDMMMIFFNPQGFDPAVAPEGKQLLLTGTLAPADPKLKNQKAWLDAFEDKIEQFRPGFRKHIIKREDYTTTDVSRVTRDSVVPGCGGECIGLAQIVGQCGKNKPSPIAPIQGLFYVGVDAGGDGVGTHHAVTSAYNVAPLVIRYSQTH; from the coding sequence ATGGCCGGAACTAAATTTGACGCTATCGTCGTCGGAGCCGGGCCGGGAGGGTCCGCCTGTGCCGCATTGCTGCAAAAACGAGGGCTTAAGACGTTGCTTGTGGAAAAGAACGACCGAGTAGGCGGAAAGGCTCTGAACTATAGCAAAGACGGCTTTACCTATGAGCTATGGCCGGTAATGGGACTGCCGCGCTACAACACCACGTTTGAAAAAGTACTCAACGAGGTCGGCGCTCAGGCTCCGATGTCCGATGTCTTTCCAACAACGGGAAGCCTAGCCGCCATAATGTCCGGGAAAGCGACACCTAAAGACGGCGGGTTCCTTTATAAACCTGAGGGATCAGATAAATATATAAGTTATATTCTCGTCCCTCCGATGCAGATACCGGAAATGCTCATGAACGATCCCGAAGGACTTGCCAATGTCAACAGGATGTTCGAGGAAATGTCGACAATGACGCCCGAACAACTCAGCGCGCTTGACGATGTAACCTTTCATGATTTTGTAATGCAATACAGCATCCCCCAGGGCGCATATAGTTACCTCGCCGTGCTGTGCAACATCCTTTTTGTAGTGCAAATAGACCTGTGCTCCGCCTCCGAAATGATCAAGACACTGCGCCAGTTTACCACCGGCCTCGGATCCGCTTACTTCATGGGCGGATATGCAAAATTAAGCGAGGCGCTGGTAGGAGCTTTTAAGCAACTCGGCGGCGAAGTAAATCTCAACACAAGGGTAGAGAAAATCACGGTCGAGAACGGCCAGGTAACCGGCATTGTCACAGACAAAGGTACTTTTTCAGCACCGATAGTCGTTAGCAACGCGGGAATACAGCCGACCGTGCTTAAGCTTGTCGGCGAAGAGTATTTCGATAAGGGATATTCCAATCGCATCAGAAGCCTGGTTCCGTCATTGGCGCTTATAGGCCATCGATACTTCCTTGATAAAGTCGTATTCGAGGACTGCGCTTATATTATCTACTCGGACAACAACTGGTGGAATATGGAGCGCTACATGAAGGCCAAGGAAGGCAACATCCCGGAGGATATGATGATGATATTCTTCAATCCACAGGGATTCGATCCCGCCGTAGCGCCTGAGGGCAAACAGTTGCTTCTTACAGGAACACTGGCTCCTGCCGATCCCAAGTTAAAGAACCAAAAAGCCTGGCTGGATGCCTTTGAAGACAAGATTGAACAATTCCGCCCGGGCTTCCGAAAGCACATCATAAAGAGAGAGGACTATACCACAACCGACGTCAGCCGTGTCACGCGGGACAGCGTCGTGCCAGGATGCGGCGGTGAGTGCATCGGACTGGCACAGATAGTAGGACAGTGCGGCAAGAATAAGCCTTCGCCGATCGCCCCGATCCAGGGCCTTTTCTACGTCGGAGTCGACGCGGGCGGCGACGGCGTTGGCACACATCACGCGGTGACATCCGCGTACAACGTAGCGCCGCTGGTTATAAGGTATTCTCAGACACATTAG
- a CDS encoding 4Fe-4S binding protein: protein MIKIKAKYVDYPSVRWNATWCKRCFICVEACPQQALEITAEGVVEIEGLCIRCGLCERQCPDLAIEVIGQPLQEQKNEKTA from the coding sequence ATGATCAAAATAAAAGCTAAGTATGTAGACTATCCCAGCGTCCGCTGGAACGCGACGTGGTGCAAACGCTGCTTCATCTGCGTTGAAGCCTGTCCGCAGCAAGCACTTGAGATAACAGCGGAAGGGGTAGTTGAAATTGAAGGCCTTTGCATCAGATGCGGGCTTTGCGAAAGACAGTGCCCCGACCTTGCTATAGAAGTGATCGGTCAACCATTGCAGGAGCAAAAGAATGAAAAAACTGCTTAA
- a CDS encoding 2-oxoacid:acceptor oxidoreductase subunit alpha, producing the protein MKKLLNGNEATFLGAVKAGATFFAGYPITPSTEILIQAAELNAKNPNFKFIQSEDELAAANAVIGASLAGAKAFTATSGPGFSLMQETIGYGHQLEVPSVYINVQRVGPATGMPTRPSQHDILQTKYGSSGDYYPLVFYPNSVEECYRYAIAAFNAAEESLSPVIFLGDAFLSHLYELVDLDTIEVEVVPRSIPPLGKGKRTFTGLTHDENLSPRTADEMAFRRWHDKVKARHENVAKNYAHFEFAGNKKSDTLLIAYGITSRVIAPLKSSFSIFRPIRIFPLLSDELRKYAKDYKNIAVIEANDGQYAGLVECELKRNVISIPLLGGKISLDEAIQGLKDKLNREVN; encoded by the coding sequence ATGAAAAAACTGCTTAATGGAAATGAAGCTACGTTCCTCGGTGCTGTTAAAGCCGGCGCGACTTTCTTTGCCGGCTATCCTATAACACCATCAACTGAAATTCTAATACAGGCTGCCGAGCTCAATGCCAAGAACCCTAACTTTAAATTCATCCAGAGTGAGGACGAACTCGCGGCGGCCAACGCAGTGATTGGAGCCTCGCTGGCCGGAGCCAAGGCGTTCACCGCAACCTCCGGTCCCGGCTTCAGCCTGATGCAGGAAACAATAGGCTACGGCCATCAGCTTGAAGTACCCTCTGTATATATAAATGTGCAGCGTGTCGGGCCGGCAACCGGAATGCCGACGAGACCATCCCAACACGATATACTGCAAACGAAATACGGCAGTAGCGGCGACTACTATCCACTGGTCTTCTATCCCAATTCAGTAGAGGAATGCTACCGATACGCCATCGCCGCCTTCAACGCCGCCGAGGAGTCCCTCTCTCCCGTCATATTCCTGGGAGACGCTTTCCTCAGCCACCTGTATGAACTGGTCGACCTGGATACGATCGAAGTAGAAGTGGTGCCGCGCAGTATACCACCGCTGGGCAAAGGAAAGAGAACTTTCACCGGGCTGACCCATGACGAGAACCTGAGCCCGCGCACGGCGGATGAAATGGCCTTCAGACGTTGGCATGATAAAGTGAAGGCCAGACATGAGAACGTTGCTAAGAACTATGCGCATTTCGAATTCGCCGGTAATAAAAAGAGCGACACCCTGCTCATCGCTTACGGCATCACATCGCGGGTCATAGCTCCGCTGAAATCATCCTTCTCCATATTCCGTCCGATTCGAATCTTCCCGCTGCTGAGCGATGAATTGCGAAAATATGCGAAAGACTACAAAAACATAGCGGTTATTGAAGCAAACGACGGCCAGTATGCCGGACTCGTCGAGTGCGAGCTTAAAAGGAATGTCATAAGCATACC